Proteins from a genomic interval of Nocardia sp. BMG51109:
- a CDS encoding TetR/AcrR family transcriptional regulator, protein MAAQRTYGGLSAAERRAQRRAALLDAALEIIGNQGSEKLTVAGLCTRAGLNERYYYEQFDGRDAVLTALFDGIAEELAVAIVAGLQAAPADTRGTARAAIAAGIHVLTDDPRKARVTSIVGTATPELRARTLDTIRSFAKLVATEGIDFYGLSTPDPDPAIDFRATYLVGGLAQTLTSWLHGDLAMTRDELIEHTTDVFVLLGEDLAGRLR, encoded by the coding sequence GTGGCAGCGCAGCGGACATACGGCGGGCTCTCCGCGGCGGAGCGGCGCGCCCAGCGCCGGGCCGCGCTACTCGACGCAGCGCTGGAGATCATCGGTAATCAGGGCTCGGAGAAGCTCACCGTCGCCGGGCTGTGCACGCGGGCGGGGCTGAACGAGCGCTACTACTACGAACAGTTCGACGGCCGCGACGCCGTGCTGACGGCGCTGTTCGACGGCATCGCGGAGGAGCTGGCCGTCGCCATCGTGGCGGGGCTACAGGCGGCACCCGCCGACACCCGCGGCACGGCGCGGGCGGCCATCGCGGCGGGCATCCACGTGCTCACCGACGATCCGCGCAAGGCCCGGGTGACGTCGATCGTCGGCACCGCAACCCCCGAACTCCGCGCGCGCACCCTCGATACCATTCGCTCGTTCGCGAAACTCGTTGCCACCGAGGGCATCGACTTCTACGGGCTCTCGACTCCCGACCCGGATCCGGCGATCGACTTCCGGGCCACCTACCTCGTCGGCGGACTCGCCCAGACCCTGACCAGCTGGCTGCACGGCGATCTCGCCATGACGCGCGACGAGCTGATCGAGCACACCACCGACGTCTTCGTCCTGCTCGGCGAGGACCTCGCCGGACGCCTGCGCTGA
- a CDS encoding phosphocholine-specific phospholipase C, translating to MSGISRRQLIGSAVTLAAGSATLSLLPPALHRAMAAPMRPGGPRAVEHVILVMQENRSFDHYFGTLRGVRGFSDSTPLRLRNGSSVFRQPATDGSPLMKALERAGGLTGAVSPFSLREAAARAGRPDSDIQYLDSLDHDWPGSTAAWAQGWWDGWIPAKTAATMTYYERRDLPLQYELADTFTLCDAYHCSLFGGTNPNRNYFFTGTTGYEPGGKRAVDNAAYDAGHPGYDWTTYPERLEAAGVSWQIYQEWDNFTDNPVEYFAPFKRIGGKVLAQVEGNHPTTEKFYEALPNKTPEERQRLLAQFEAARARLDAHERGLFDRGMYRSEPDTLLRRLGADIEAGTLPAVSWLVPPAAYSEHPSVSTPLGSANLIYRLLDLVASDLETWSKTAIFLNFDENDGYFDHVPSPVPPRPGGGAGDDWYDGKAIGLGPRVPMTVVSPWTIGGYVNSEVFDHTSVLRFLELVTGVREPNISDWRRTVCGDMRSVFDFTSAGEPPKLSRPHDVPKPIGRWKPVPPNAPALPEQEPGSRPARPLPYQPSVSGAVSGSTLTVRLANSGAASAHFAIYPFGGVSEDPRHRDVRGESAETFGVGGTYDLVVQGPNRFWYEMRGSTGGAAAGIEVGTAPSGSRVRIALANRGRQSVTLSLGPLRYGQVREDVDLAAGATRVVDWSTENGWYDVEVTAAEEPEFRRRITGHVENGRTGVSAD from the coding sequence ATGTCCGGCATCTCCCGGCGGCAGCTGATCGGCTCGGCGGTCACGCTGGCGGCCGGTTCGGCCACCCTGTCCCTGCTGCCGCCCGCGTTGCATCGGGCCATGGCCGCGCCGATGCGTCCCGGCGGACCGCGGGCCGTCGAGCACGTCATCCTGGTGATGCAGGAGAATCGCTCGTTCGACCACTACTTCGGGACGCTGCGGGGTGTCCGGGGATTCTCCGATTCCACGCCGCTGCGGCTGCGCAACGGCTCGTCGGTCTTCCGGCAGCCGGCGACGGACGGTTCGCCGCTGATGAAGGCCCTCGAGCGGGCCGGCGGGCTGACCGGCGCGGTCTCGCCGTTCTCGCTGCGGGAGGCGGCGGCGCGGGCCGGGCGCCCCGACAGCGACATCCAGTACCTGGACAGTCTCGACCACGACTGGCCCGGCAGCACTGCGGCCTGGGCGCAGGGCTGGTGGGACGGCTGGATCCCGGCGAAGACCGCGGCGACCATGACCTATTACGAGCGCCGGGACCTGCCGCTGCAGTACGAGCTGGCCGACACCTTCACGCTGTGCGACGCCTACCACTGCTCGCTGTTCGGCGGGACCAATCCGAATCGCAACTACTTCTTCACCGGCACCACCGGATACGAGCCCGGCGGCAAGCGCGCCGTGGACAATGCCGCCTACGACGCCGGGCATCCCGGCTACGACTGGACGACCTATCCGGAACGCCTGGAGGCCGCCGGAGTTTCGTGGCAGATCTATCAGGAGTGGGACAACTTCACCGACAATCCGGTCGAGTATTTCGCGCCGTTCAAGCGGATCGGCGGCAAGGTGCTGGCCCAGGTCGAGGGGAACCATCCGACGACGGAGAAGTTCTACGAGGCGCTGCCGAACAAGACACCGGAGGAACGTCAGCGCCTGCTGGCGCAGTTCGAGGCGGCGCGGGCGAGGCTGGACGCGCACGAGCGCGGTTTGTTCGATCGGGGGATGTATCGCAGCGAGCCGGACACCCTGCTGCGGCGGCTGGGCGCCGATATCGAGGCCGGGACACTGCCCGCGGTGAGCTGGCTGGTGCCGCCGGCGGCCTACAGCGAGCATCCGTCGGTGTCGACGCCGCTGGGTAGCGCGAACCTGATCTACCGGTTGCTCGACCTCGTGGCGTCCGACCTCGAAACCTGGTCCAAGACAGCGATTTTCCTCAATTTCGACGAGAACGACGGATACTTCGACCACGTGCCGTCGCCGGTGCCGCCGCGGCCCGGCGGCGGCGCGGGTGACGATTGGTACGACGGCAAGGCGATCGGACTGGGGCCGCGGGTGCCGATGACGGTGGTATCGCCGTGGACCATCGGCGGATACGTGAATTCCGAGGTCTTCGATCACACGTCGGTGCTTCGCTTCCTGGAGCTGGTGACGGGGGTGCGCGAGCCGAATATCAGCGACTGGCGGCGCACCGTGTGCGGGGATATGCGGTCGGTGTTCGACTTCACGAGCGCCGGTGAACCGCCGAAATTGAGCAGGCCCCACGATGTTCCGAAACCCATCGGCCGGTGGAAGCCGGTGCCGCCGAATGCGCCGGCGCTGCCGGAGCAGGAGCCGGGATCGCGGCCCGCGCGGCCGCTGCCGTATCAGCCGTCGGTGTCGGGGGCGGTGTCCGGATCGACGCTGACCGTCCGGCTGGCCAACAGCGGTGCGGCATCGGCGCATTTCGCCATCTATCCGTTCGGCGGGGTGTCGGAGGATCCGCGGCATCGCGATGTGCGCGGCGAATCGGCCGAAACATTCGGCGTCGGCGGCACTTACGATCTGGTGGTGCAGGGGCCGAATCGGTTCTGGTACGAGATGCGCGGGAGCACGGGCGGTGCGGCCGCCGGTATCGAGGTCGGCACGGCGCCGTCGGGGTCTCGGGTGCGGATCGCGCTGGCCAACCGGGGGCGGCAGAGCGTCACACTGTCGCTCGGTCCGCTGCGTTACGGCCAGGTCCGGGAGGATGTCGACCTGGCCGCCGGAGCCACCCGCGTCGTCGACTGGAGCACCGAAAACGGTTGGTACGACGTGGAAGTCACCGCCGCCGAGGAACCGGAGTTCCGTCGCCGAATCACCGGCCACGTCGAGAACGGACGGACCGGCGTCAGCGCGGACTGA
- a CDS encoding lipid-transfer protein, producing the protein MANKVYVVGVGMTKFEKPGRRQVEDADGTRAWDYPDMARESGTKALADAGISYDRVQQAYVGYVYGESTSGQRAVYELGMTGIPVVNVNNNCSTGSTALYLAAQAIRGGLADCTLALGFEKMQPGSLGSTWDDREQPMAKHLMALAEISEVLFPPAPWMFGAAAREHMLAYGTTAEHFAKIGYKNHKHSVNNPYSQFQEEYSLQDILGARMIYDPLTKLQCSPTSDGSGAVVLASEAFVDEHGLAGRAVEIVGQAMTTDFASTFDGTARGIVGHDMSVQAARQVYDRSGLGPEDFQVIELHDCFSSNELLLYEALGLCGEGEAGKLVDDNLTTYGGTWVVNPSGGLISKGHPLGATGLAQCSELTWQLRGQADKRQVPNVTAALQHNIGLGGAAVVTAYRRAES; encoded by the coding sequence ATGGCGAACAAGGTTTACGTCGTCGGTGTCGGCATGACGAAGTTCGAGAAGCCGGGGCGGCGGCAGGTGGAGGATGCGGACGGGACCCGGGCCTGGGACTACCCCGACATGGCGCGGGAGTCCGGCACGAAAGCCCTTGCCGACGCGGGGATTTCCTACGATCGGGTGCAGCAGGCGTATGTCGGCTACGTGTACGGTGAGTCGACGTCCGGGCAGCGCGCCGTCTACGAGCTGGGGATGACCGGCATTCCGGTGGTCAACGTCAACAACAACTGTTCGACCGGTTCCACCGCGCTCTACCTTGCCGCACAGGCGATTCGGGGCGGGCTGGCCGACTGCACGCTGGCGCTGGGCTTCGAGAAGATGCAGCCCGGGTCGCTCGGATCCACCTGGGACGATCGGGAACAGCCGATGGCCAAGCACCTGATGGCGCTGGCCGAGATCTCCGAGGTGCTGTTTCCGCCGGCGCCGTGGATGTTCGGCGCGGCCGCCCGCGAGCACATGCTCGCCTACGGCACCACCGCCGAGCACTTCGCGAAGATCGGGTACAAGAACCACAAGCATTCGGTGAACAACCCGTATTCGCAGTTCCAGGAGGAGTATTCGCTGCAGGACATCCTCGGCGCGCGGATGATCTACGACCCGCTGACCAAGCTGCAGTGCTCGCCGACATCGGACGGGTCCGGCGCGGTGGTCCTCGCCTCCGAGGCTTTCGTCGACGAGCACGGCCTGGCCGGCCGGGCGGTGGAGATCGTGGGGCAGGCCATGACCACCGACTTCGCCTCCACCTTCGACGGCACGGCCAGGGGCATCGTCGGCCACGACATGAGTGTGCAGGCCGCCCGGCAGGTCTACGACCGGTCCGGTCTGGGCCCCGAGGATTTCCAGGTCATCGAGCTGCACGACTGCTTCTCGTCCAACGAGCTGCTGCTGTACGAGGCGCTGGGGCTGTGTGGCGAGGGCGAGGCGGGAAAGCTCGTCGACGACAACCTGACCACCTACGGCGGCACCTGGGTCGTGAACCCGTCCGGCGGGCTGATCTCCAAGGGACATCCTTTGGGCGCAACGGGTTTGGCGCAGTGCAGCGAGCTGACGTGGCAGCTGCGCGGACAGGCCGACAAGCGTCAGGTGCCGAATGTGACCGCGGCACTGCAACACAACATCGGGCTGGGCGGGGCCGCGGTCGTCACCGCCTACCGGCGCGCAGAGAGCTGA
- a CDS encoding MaoC/PaaZ C-terminal domain-containing protein, translated as MSERSVGAETAGRTVEFDASGLNLWCDEERFEVRRERIAEYAAATNDPIEAHRTGTVAPPVFAIVPVFDAMLVPVIDVAPMDIFGRVVHGEQDFHFHRPIRPGETLVSRARAIGYAGKPNGSGITVHIESRTEDGELVNEQYLTAFFRRIDAGGTVGRAAPEHRFDENLRAHDPVAEVPQHIDDDQTYRYAPAAGDPVPLHLDDEVARAAGLPGIIAHGLCTMAFASWAVLTEVGDSDATRLRRFAVRFAKMVLPGDDLHTRVWRSGSENGVTTYAFETVRGYDRSGRGPADVVLSDGLAEIAD; from the coding sequence ATGAGCGAGCGATCGGTGGGCGCGGAGACCGCCGGCCGGACGGTCGAATTCGATGCCTCCGGCCTGAACCTCTGGTGCGACGAGGAGCGTTTCGAGGTGCGGCGGGAGCGGATCGCCGAGTACGCCGCCGCGACCAACGATCCCATCGAGGCGCACCGCACCGGCACGGTGGCCCCGCCGGTCTTCGCGATCGTCCCGGTCTTCGACGCCATGCTGGTGCCCGTCATCGACGTCGCGCCGATGGACATCTTCGGCCGGGTCGTGCACGGCGAGCAGGACTTTCATTTCCACCGCCCGATCCGCCCGGGCGAGACCCTGGTCTCGCGGGCGCGGGCGATCGGGTACGCCGGCAAGCCGAACGGCAGCGGCATCACGGTGCACATCGAATCCCGCACCGAGGACGGCGAACTCGTCAACGAACAGTACCTGACGGCGTTCTTCCGCAGGATCGACGCGGGCGGAACGGTCGGGCGGGCCGCCCCGGAGCACCGTTTCGACGAGAACCTGCGGGCACACGATCCGGTGGCCGAGGTGCCCCAGCACATCGACGACGACCAGACCTACCGCTACGCACCGGCTGCCGGCGATCCGGTGCCGTTACACCTGGACGACGAGGTCGCCAGGGCGGCCGGGCTGCCCGGCATCATCGCGCACGGCCTGTGCACCATGGCCTTCGCGTCCTGGGCGGTGCTGACCGAGGTCGGCGACTCGGATGCCACTCGGCTGCGGCGATTCGCGGTGCGCTTCGCCAAGATGGTCCTTCCCGGTGACGATCTGCACACCAGGGTCTGGCGGTCCGGCTCCGAAAACGGCGTGACCACATACGCTTTCGAAACGGTTCGCGGCTACGACCGGTCCGGCCGGGGCCCTGCGGACGTCGTGCTGAGCGACGGCCTGGCCGAGATCGCGGACTGA
- a CDS encoding exodeoxyribonuclease III, whose product MLEWLATTDADIICLQETRATDEQTHKALAPALADGWHLAHAEPGRKGRAGVGILSRREPRAARIGFGSTEFDGMGRYVEVEFDGLTVASVYVHTGEADTPMQDEKYRFLGELGAHLKAQTGDFVICGDWNVAHTELDIKNWKGNVKNSGFLPGERAWIDEVLAAGYVDVVRELHPGVPGPYSWWSYRGRAFDNDAGWRIDYHLARGEVAGRAKQAVVERAPEYALRWSDHAPVTVRYR is encoded by the coding sequence ATGCTCGAGTGGCTGGCGACGACAGACGCCGACATCATCTGCCTGCAGGAGACCCGGGCAACCGACGAGCAGACGCACAAGGCGCTGGCGCCCGCGCTGGCCGACGGCTGGCACCTGGCGCACGCGGAGCCGGGGCGCAAGGGCCGGGCCGGGGTGGGGATCCTGTCCCGCCGCGAGCCGCGGGCGGCCCGGATCGGCTTCGGGAGCACCGAGTTCGACGGCATGGGCCGCTACGTCGAGGTCGAATTCGACGGGCTCACCGTCGCGAGCGTGTATGTGCACACCGGCGAGGCCGACACGCCGATGCAGGACGAGAAGTACCGGTTCCTGGGCGAGCTGGGTGCCCATCTGAAGGCACAGACCGGCGACTTCGTGATCTGCGGCGACTGGAATGTCGCGCACACCGAACTCGACATCAAGAACTGGAAGGGCAACGTCAAGAACTCCGGCTTCCTGCCCGGCGAGCGCGCCTGGATCGACGAGGTGCTGGCCGCCGGATACGTGGACGTGGTCCGCGAGCTGCATCCGGGCGTGCCCGGACCGTACAGCTGGTGGTCCTACCGCGGCCGGGCCTTCGACAACGATGCCGGCTGGCGCATCGACTACCACCTGGCCCGCGGCGAGGTGGCCGGCCGGGCGAAACAGGCCGTGGTGGAGCGCGCCCCGGAGTACGCGCTGCGCTGGTCGGATCACGCCCCGGTGACGGTGCGGTACCGATGA
- a CDS encoding oxygenase MpaB family protein, which yields MPDTGYFSDDSMIRRVMRKRAVGLTYGQRALVIGAVHPLLYVGTAENTEHRTTPYTRLALTGRLFEAVFLGSRDEADRALAFTRKKHVRVRGELPEDAGAHYPAGSGYSAMDPHLMFMTMAFTFDSAEVMHDLLVRRLATAEREDLYQDYVRWGELFGMPRDAAPADYPAFRRYFDGYLASGDLHLTDEAQLVGSYLAGKQVPYPMPMPLHQVTSSVFLLIQGSLPARIREMYGIRWGTREELTFRAVARGVRTAHIKPPLTPGPLRNTLAGPSAPVYRMLTRREHELVNSGRPSMPGVDPRTHAQRAAG from the coding sequence ATGCCCGACACCGGCTATTTCTCCGACGATTCGATGATTCGGCGCGTCATGCGCAAGCGGGCGGTCGGCCTCACCTACGGCCAGCGCGCGCTGGTGATCGGCGCGGTCCACCCGCTGCTCTACGTGGGGACCGCCGAGAACACCGAGCACCGGACCACGCCCTACACCCGGCTCGCGCTCACCGGCCGGCTGTTCGAGGCGGTGTTCCTGGGCAGCAGGGACGAGGCCGACCGGGCACTGGCCTTCACCCGCAAGAAGCACGTCCGGGTGCGCGGCGAGCTGCCGGAGGACGCCGGGGCGCACTATCCCGCCGGGAGCGGGTACTCCGCGATGGACCCGCACCTGATGTTCATGACCATGGCGTTCACTTTCGACTCCGCCGAGGTGATGCACGATCTGCTGGTCCGCAGGCTCGCCACCGCCGAGCGGGAGGACCTGTACCAGGACTACGTGCGCTGGGGCGAACTGTTCGGCATGCCGCGCGACGCCGCCCCGGCCGACTACCCCGCTTTCCGCCGCTATTTCGACGGCTACCTGGCCTCCGGCGACCTGCACCTGACCGACGAGGCGCAGCTGGTCGGCTCCTACCTGGCCGGCAAGCAGGTGCCGTACCCGATGCCGATGCCGCTGCACCAGGTGACCTCGAGCGTCTTCCTGCTGATCCAGGGCAGCCTCCCGGCCCGAATTCGAGAGATGTACGGAATCCGCTGGGGCACCAGGGAGGAACTCACCTTCCGGGCCGTCGCCCGGGGAGTTCGGACCGCGCACATCAAGCCGCCGCTCACGCCGGGCCCGCTGCGCAACACGCTCGCCGGTCCCAGCGCCCCCGTTTACCGGATGCTCACCCGCCGCGAACACGAACTCGTGAACTCCGGCCGCCCGAGCATGCCCGGCGTCGACCCGCGCACCCACGCCCAACGCGCCGCCGGATAG
- a CDS encoding SRPBCC family protein translates to MGHIEYTRTLSVPPEALWAVVGNPNTWGDWFSIHERWMEEPPATLEVGDKLVAKIVMLGMANKFEWHVAAVEAPRTLTLAATGMAGVRVEFTFAIAPDGDGAELSVNGDFEGALIKGALGKAVEKDGVAQLEKSLAQLETLAAAA, encoded by the coding sequence ATGGGGCACATCGAATACACCAGGACGCTGTCCGTCCCGCCCGAGGCGCTGTGGGCCGTCGTCGGCAACCCGAACACCTGGGGCGACTGGTTCTCCATCCACGAGCGCTGGATGGAGGAGCCGCCGGCCACCCTCGAGGTGGGCGACAAGCTGGTCGCCAAGATCGTCATGCTCGGCATGGCCAACAAGTTCGAGTGGCATGTCGCGGCGGTCGAGGCGCCGCGCACCCTGACCCTGGCGGCGACCGGAATGGCCGGCGTGCGAGTCGAATTCACCTTCGCCATCGCGCCCGACGGCGACGGCGCGGAGCTGTCGGTGAACGGCGACTTCGAGGGCGCGCTGATCAAGGGTGCGCTCGGCAAGGCCGTGGAGAAGGACGGCGTCGCGCAGCTCGAGAAGTCGCTCGCGCAGCTCGAGACGCTGGCCGCGGCGGCATGA
- a CDS encoding ribonuclease domain-containing protein: MNLSDKRMRTLLVLAGLVVTVVVAGVLALRGGTDAGSGANSVAASATAKAGAAAAAVTSRAPGVPDGAYRTLAEIDAGRWPDSAGAPGTKGGDQWMNREGTLSKKDSSGKAITYKEWDVNPKKRGQTRDAERIVTGSDGSAYYTGDHYKTFTRMR; this comes from the coding sequence ATGAACCTGTCCGACAAGCGAATGCGCACCCTGCTGGTGCTCGCCGGTCTGGTGGTCACCGTGGTGGTCGCGGGCGTGCTCGCGCTGCGCGGCGGCACCGACGCCGGGTCCGGCGCGAACTCGGTCGCCGCGAGCGCCACTGCGAAGGCGGGCGCTGCCGCAGCCGCCGTCACCAGCCGTGCGCCCGGCGTTCCCGACGGTGCGTACCGGACGCTGGCCGAGATCGATGCCGGCCGCTGGCCCGACTCGGCCGGCGCTCCCGGCACCAAAGGCGGTGACCAGTGGATGAATCGCGAGGGAACACTGTCGAAGAAGGACTCCTCCGGCAAGGCCATCACCTACAAGGAATGGGACGTGAATCCGAAGAAGCGTGGCCAGACCCGCGACGCCGAACGGATCGTCACCGGTAGTGACGGCTCGGCCTACTACACGGGAGACCACTACAAGACCTTCACGAGGATGCGGTGA
- a CDS encoding alpha/beta fold hydrolase, translating into MTSDTTESVPLVPMTALHTGSGDPLLLLHGFMLSPHCWEQVADRLSGTCEVFAPAFAGHWGGPQVRGRHLGIDTLADQVEAQLDELGWRTCHIAGNSLGGWVGFELARRGRARTLTAIAPAGGWKSPSLLQIRLGLKFLSLWPVVTVGKRMPRAVRFGAPARKFAAFMLTKDTAAAARRGVEAAITSAMHCPGMIPLLITALRIPSLAELSALPTPVRLLLCEHDRIIPNRLYARVFLRDLSDAADRILVHGVGHVPMLEAPDRVATLLAEHIYASRTHLRAV; encoded by the coding sequence ATGACGTCCGACACCACCGAGTCCGTCCCGCTCGTACCGATGACGGCCCTGCACACGGGGTCCGGCGATCCGCTCCTGCTCCTGCACGGCTTCATGCTGTCGCCGCACTGCTGGGAGCAGGTGGCCGACCGGTTGTCGGGGACCTGCGAGGTGTTCGCCCCGGCCTTCGCCGGCCACTGGGGCGGGCCCCAGGTGCGCGGCCGGCACCTGGGTATCGACACCCTGGCCGACCAGGTGGAGGCGCAACTCGACGAATTGGGCTGGCGCACTTGCCATATCGCCGGCAACTCGCTCGGCGGCTGGGTCGGGTTCGAGCTGGCGCGGCGCGGCAGGGCCCGGACACTGACCGCGATCGCCCCGGCCGGCGGCTGGAAATCCCCGTCGCTGTTGCAGATTCGGCTGGGCCTGAAGTTCCTGTCGCTGTGGCCGGTGGTGACCGTGGGCAAGCGGATGCCGCGCGCCGTCCGGTTCGGCGCTCCCGCGAGGAAATTCGCGGCATTCATGCTGACCAAGGACACCGCGGCGGCGGCCCGGCGCGGCGTGGAGGCGGCGATCACCTCGGCGATGCACTGCCCGGGGATGATCCCGCTGCTGATCACCGCGTTGCGCATACCTTCCCTCGCGGAGCTGTCGGCCCTGCCGACCCCGGTGCGCCTGCTGCTGTGCGAACACGACCGGATAATCCCGAACCGCTTGTACGCCAGGGTCTTCCTGCGCGACCTGTCCGATGCCGCGGACCGCATTCTGGTGCACGGCGTCGGGCACGTCCCGATGCTGGAGGCACCGGACCGGGTCGCGACGCTCCTCGCCGAGCACATCTATGCCAGCCGCACGCATCTGCGTGCGGTGTGA
- a CDS encoding barstar family protein yields the protein MTTPITLSQFLSGAGGKSHETTTTGPVLGAIPVPDGDFSGVRFRAPGGYLVRELRGAKMRTTEGVFDEFAAAFQFPYYFGENKDAFDECLRDLADFVGSAPGYAVLIRDSDQLLAEEPGQRDWFAEAMRDAAAHRASHGGVFRVVLQGSPTLEAAPLTM from the coding sequence ATGACCACGCCGATAACGTTGTCGCAGTTCCTGTCCGGCGCCGGCGGCAAGTCGCACGAGACCACCACCACCGGCCCGGTACTCGGCGCGATTCCGGTGCCTGACGGTGATTTCAGCGGTGTTCGCTTCCGGGCCCCCGGCGGCTACCTGGTGCGGGAGCTGCGGGGCGCCAAGATGCGCACCACCGAGGGTGTTTTCGACGAGTTCGCGGCGGCGTTCCAGTTCCCGTACTACTTCGGGGAAAATAAGGACGCCTTCGACGAATGCCTGCGCGACCTGGCGGATTTCGTCGGGTCGGCACCGGGATACGCTGTGCTGATCCGGGATTCGGATCAGCTGCTGGCCGAGGAGCCCGGCCAGCGGGACTGGTTCGCCGAGGCCATGCGCGACGCCGCCGCGCACCGGGCATCGCACGGCGGCGTGTTCCGAGTCGTGCTACAGGGCAGTCCCACCCTCGAAGCCGCGCCCCTCACGATGTGA
- a CDS encoding SDR family oxidoreductase — MGALEGKVAVVTGAGRGIGREHALLFAREGAAVVVNDLGGDGAGEGSDVGPAQEVRDEILAAGGSAAADTGSVATWDGAKNLVDKAIAEFGTLDVVVNNAGILRDGFLAGLEESQWDAVIAVHLKGHFNVLRHAAAYWKQQSKAGIQPRAAVINTASASGLTVPNAGQVNYGAAKAAIAAMTLVAAEELERYGVRVNAIAPMARTRLTLATPGLGTVFAAEVPDGEFDAFSPANISPLVAYLAADACPITGKVFAVQGGAISELAGWHDVKTIETEGPWRIDDIAARLP, encoded by the coding sequence ATGGGTGCACTGGAGGGCAAGGTCGCCGTCGTCACCGGCGCCGGGCGCGGCATCGGCCGCGAGCACGCGCTGCTGTTCGCGCGGGAGGGCGCGGCGGTCGTGGTGAACGACCTGGGCGGCGACGGCGCCGGCGAGGGCAGCGACGTCGGCCCGGCGCAGGAGGTGCGCGACGAGATCCTGGCCGCGGGCGGGTCGGCCGCCGCCGACACCGGCAGCGTCGCCACCTGGGACGGCGCGAAGAACCTGGTGGACAAGGCGATCGCGGAGTTCGGCACGCTCGACGTCGTGGTCAACAACGCCGGGATCCTGCGCGACGGATTCCTCGCCGGCCTCGAGGAGTCGCAATGGGACGCGGTCATCGCCGTGCATCTGAAGGGGCACTTCAACGTGCTGCGGCACGCGGCCGCGTACTGGAAGCAGCAGTCCAAGGCGGGTATTCAGCCCCGGGCCGCGGTCATCAACACCGCCTCCGCCTCGGGTCTCACCGTGCCCAATGCCGGTCAGGTCAACTACGGCGCGGCGAAGGCGGCGATCGCCGCGATGACCCTGGTCGCCGCCGAAGAACTGGAGCGATACGGGGTGCGGGTGAACGCCATCGCCCCCATGGCCCGCACCCGCTTGACGCTGGCCACGCCGGGCCTGGGCACGGTGTTCGCCGCCGAGGTGCCCGACGGCGAGTTCGACGCCTTCAGCCCGGCCAATATCTCCCCGCTGGTGGCCTACCTGGCCGCCGATGCGTGCCCGATCACCGGCAAGGTGTTCGCGGTGCAGGGCGGAGCGATCTCCGAGCTGGCCGGCTGGCACGACGTGAAGACCATCGAGACCGAGGGCCCCTGGCGGATCGACGACATCGCCGCTCGGCTGCCGTAG